Proteins co-encoded in one Nothobranchius furzeri strain GRZ-AD chromosome 4, NfurGRZ-RIMD1, whole genome shotgun sequence genomic window:
- the LOC139069791 gene encoding zinc finger MYM-type protein 1-like gives MQLCSISESAQEKARSALIEIVSSVRYLAKQGLALRGHDNDDGNFKQHLDEKAENDPNLASWLQKYHSYTSPACQNELLMLMSNNLIRQITTEIHGLPVLQFSLIMDGTQDISGTEQVSICLRYVDDGLEPKEEFVGLYEASSTTGEHLFKIASDVLLRLDLPFSGLRGQTYDGAANMSGHLSGLQAQIRREQPLATFVHCGPHCVNLVTQAACTSTPVIRDALQWVHELGCLFAQSGKCKTIFKDICISKKGSFTSIKPLCATRWTVRTPAIRAVLTQYESILAALEEMASTNLTDSTASKANGLLDRLEKGNTILGLLLGQEILMMLEDLNLSLQARGKTISGILKAVEYTRQGFLSLRTNDSFMSIYGKAVKLVADLDLQPVHPPHVRMPSRKYGGPAKHHTPATPEEYFRVHFFSAIDTVITQLHDRFDQPSLENLNKLEELLLTGKTNDMVSLYPELDLQKMQIQLAMFKANHTYTFCKEAAQILRGMQPEVRGLFSQVETLVRLLIVVPVSSCEAERSFSALRRLKTWLRSTMTQLRLNSTAVCHVHRDRLKRLDKREIATVFIGTSERRVYIFGHY, from the coding sequence ATGCAACTATGCAGCATCTCAGAAAGTGCACAAGAGAAGGCCAGGTCAGCACTGATAGAAATTGTTAGTTCAGTGAGGTACCTTGCTAAACAGGGCCTAGCTCTCAGAGGTCATGACAATGATGACGGAAACTTCAAGCAGCATCTGGATGAGAAGGCTGAGAATGACCCCAATCTGGCAAGCTGGCTGCAGAAGTATCATTCCTACACAAGTCCTGCGTGTCAAAATGAGCTGCTGATGTTAATGAGCAACAACCTTATCAGACAAATAACAACTGAAATCCATGGGTTACCTGTACTGCAGTTCTCTCTAATAATGGATGGGACCCAGGATATATCTGGCACTGAACAGGTTTCAATATGCCTCCGGTATGTTGATGATGGCCTGGAGCCTAAGGAGGAGTTTGTTGGACTGTACGAGGCTTCTTCAACAACTGGCGAACACCTTTTTAAAATTGCCTCTGATGTGCTGCTCCGTTTAGACCTCCCTTTCTCAGGTCTACGTGGACAGACCTATGATGGAGCAGCCAACATGTCGGGGCACCTGTCAGGGTTACAAGCTCAGATTAGAAGAGAGCAACCATTGGCCACCTTTGTCCACTGTGGCCCACACTGTGTGAACCTTGTCACACAGGCTGCATGTACCTCCACACCTGTGATCAGGGACGCTTTACAGTGGGTACACGAGCTGGGCTGCTTGTTCGCTCAGTCTGGCAAATGCAAAACAATATTCAAAGACATATGCATATCAAAAAAAGGCTCCTTCACTTCCATCAAGCCTCTGTGTGCCACCAGATGGACTGTGCGCACACCAGCAATCAGAGCAGTCCTGACTCAATATGAGTCCATCTTGGCTGCCCTGGAAGAGATGGCATCTACAAATCTCACCGACAGTACTGCTTCTAAAGCTAACGGCCTACTTGACAGACTGGAAAAGGGCAACACCATTCTTGGCCTTCTTCTGGGACAAGAGATCCTCATGATGTTGGAGGACCTGAACTTGAGTCTGCAGGCAAGAGGAAAAACCATCAGTGGAATACTGAAAGCTGTTGAATACACCAGACAGGGCTTTCTCTCTTTGAGGACTAATGATAGTTTCATGAGCATCTATGGTAAAGCTGTGAAACTTGTTGCAGACTTGGACCTCCAGCCAGTACACCCACCTCATGTCCGAATGCCATCCAGAAAATATGGTGGTCCAGCAAAGCATCATACTCCTGCGACACCAGAGGAGTATTTCCGGGTCCATTTTTTCAGTGCCATTGACACAGTGATCACCCAGCTACATGATCGCTTTGACCAGCCAAGCCTGGAAAATCTGAAcaagctggaggagctgctgcttACTGGAAAGACCAATGATATGGTGAGCCTGTACCCAGAACTGGACCTGCAAAAAATGCAAATTCAGTTGGCAATGTTTAAAGCAAATCATACCTACACTTTCTGTAAAGAGGCTGCCCAAATTCTTAGAGGGATGCAACCAGAGGTCAGAGGGCTCTTCTCACAAGTTGAGACTCTGGTGAGACTGCTAATTGTGGTCCCAGTCTCATCCTGTGAGGCTGAAAGGAGTTTCAGCGCTCTGCGACGGTTGAAGACCTGGCTGAGGTCAACAATGACACAGCTGAGGCTCAACAGCACTGCAGTCTGCCACGTCCACAGGGATAGACTGAAGAGGCTAGACAAAAGAGAAAtagccacagttttcattggtacatctGAGAGACGGGTGTACATCTTTGGCCACTATTAA